The genomic DNA CGAGGGCCTCGTCCGCGTCGTCAAGCGCGTCCTCGCCGACCGCGACGCGCCGCTCTCGACGGGGCGCTTCTTCTGGGGCCGCGGCCCTGCGATGCGCGAGCTGAGGCGGCGGATCGCGTCGCTGGCGCCGACGCCGCTGCCGCTCCTCGTGACCGGGCCGACCGGCTCGGGCAAGAACTTTCTCGTGCGCGAGGTCCTGCACCCGCTCTCGGGCCGCAAGGGGCCGCTCGTCTCGTTCGACTGCGCGACGGTGCCCGACACGCTGCTGCAGGCCGCGCTCTTCGGCTCCGTGCGCGGCTCGTACACGGGCTCGGTGGGGGACCGCCCGGGCGTCTTCGAGGCGGCGGCCGGCGGGACCCTCTTCATCGACGAGATCGAGAACCTCTCCCTCGACGCGCAGAAGTCGCTCCTCACCGCGCTCAACGACGGCGTGATCCGGCGCGTGGGAGCGACGGCGTCCGTGCCGCACACGGCCCGCATCGTCGCGGCGTCGAACGTCGACCTGCGAAAGAAGGTCGAAGGCGGGACGTTCCGCGCCGACCTCCTCATGCGCCTGAACCCCGCGCTCGCCCTCGCGCTCCCGCCGCTCTCCGAACGGACGGAGGATCTCGAGGATCTCGCCGACGACCACGCGGCGGCGTTCTTCGCCGACCCGGGCCACCGCGCCGAGATCCTCGCGCAGGTGCGCGCGGCCGGCGCGCCCGAGCCCGAGAAGGGCGACGCGTTCGAGCTGGCGCGCGGCGACGAGGAACTCTCGCGCAGCCGCGCGCCCGTCGTCTTTTTCCTCCCGCACAAGGCGTGGGCCGCGATGGCGAAGCACCCGTGGCCGGGCAACCTCCGGCAGTTCGGGATGGTCCTG from Acidobacteriota bacterium includes the following:
- a CDS encoding sigma 54-interacting transcriptional regulator encodes the protein MKGGLRLLVVDDQPRTAELFRKFAPDLVLAGPSESKAFAASWAEAEAALARGGRLPDAVVLDLRFDIADEELLPDRRPLGESAAGKRERRERRDRQGLYILERLRRRAPDLPVILTTAHEDIPFEDEARRLRADAFTYTVGEDETTGEGLVRVVKRVLADRDAPLSTGRFFWGRGPAMRELRRRIASLAPTPLPLLVTGPTGSGKNFLVREVLHPLSGRKGPLVSFDCATVPDTLLQAALFGSVRGSYTGSVGDRPGVFEAAAGGTLFIDEIENLSLDAQKSLLTALNDGVIRRVGATASVPHTARIVAASNVDLRKKVEGGTFRADLLMRLNPALALALPPLSERTEDLEDLADDHAAAFFADPGHRAEILAQVRAAGAPEPEKGDAFELARGDEELSRSRAPVVFFLPHKAWAAMAKHPWPGNLRQFGMVLSDLLAATLYGKSAASLDRAERVIFAFENRLLFDLLAEARQEEADPGREDVLTLPRPKVANVEDYRRELERAAFRQLFHECHGDFARMAERMTGSAADERAVRLRFNKLGLSARQEG